A window from Ardenticatenales bacterium encodes these proteins:
- a CDS encoding glycosyltransferase family 4 protein → MYRIGINAHLLSGEAGYRRAGIHHYMAQVLRHLPALPHLHYTIFTRGQGDIPTAHGRAFVSSRWPTERRLVRIVWEQTGWPLAAWRARLDLLHGMAFATPVLAPCPTVVTVYDLSFVHYPDRFPAAQRLYLLAQTRRSCRHSRRVVAISAAGRQDIHDVLGIPLAQIDVVSPGVDAAFRPLPAAEIAAFRRAKQLPDRFVLHVGTLQPRKNLPTLIRAFAQMRAAVHLKDVQLVLVGGKGWFYDEIFTQVEALGLREQVRFTGYVPDDELPLWYNAGTLLAFPSVYEGFGMPILQAMACGTPVVAAATSAIPEVTGPAALHFDPHDVAALSGNMARLLDDPSLVAIMRAQGLAQAQQFTWEQAGQQMVAVYQKALTTT, encoded by the coding sequence GTGTATAGAATTGGCATTAACGCTCATTTGCTCTCTGGCGAGGCCGGGTATCGGCGGGCGGGCATTCACCATTACATGGCGCAGGTGCTACGGCATTTGCCGGCACTTCCCCACCTCCACTACACCATCTTCACCCGCGGCCAGGGAGATATTCCCACAGCGCACGGGCGCGCGTTCGTCTCCAGCCGCTGGCCCACCGAACGCCGCCTGGTGCGCATCGTCTGGGAGCAGACCGGCTGGCCGCTGGCCGCGTGGCGCGCGCGCCTGGACCTGCTACATGGCATGGCCTTCGCCACCCCCGTGTTGGCTCCGTGTCCGACCGTGGTCACGGTCTACGACTTGAGCTTCGTGCATTATCCGGACCGGTTTCCGGCGGCGCAACGGTTGTACTTGCTGGCGCAGACGCGGCGGTCGTGCCGGCATTCGCGGCGCGTCGTCGCCATATCGGCGGCAGGTCGCCAGGACATCCACGACGTGTTGGGCATCCCTCTGGCGCAAATCGACGTCGTATCGCCAGGGGTGGACGCCGCCTTCCGCCCATTGCCGGCGGCGGAGATAGCCGCCTTCCGCCGCGCCAAACAACTCCCCGACCGGTTCGTTTTGCACGTGGGCACGCTGCAACCCCGGAAGAACCTGCCCACGCTCATCCGCGCCTTCGCGCAAATGCGGGCGGCGGTGCATCTAAAGGATGTGCAGTTGGTGCTGGTCGGGGGGAAGGGCTGGTTTTATGACGAGATTTTCACGCAGGTGGAGGCGCTAGGTTTGCGGGAACAGGTACGTTTCACGGGATATGTTCCTGACGACGAATTGCCGCTTTGGTATAATGCCGGCACTTTACTCGCATTCCCCTCAGTATACGAAGGATTTGGCATGCCCATCCTTCAAGCCATGGCCTGCGGCACACCCGTCGTCGCCGCCGCCACCTCCGCCATCCCCGAAGTAACCGGGCCGGCGGCGCTCCACTTCGACCCACATGACGTCGCCGCATTGAGCGGCAACATGGCACGCCTATTGGACGACCCATCACTGGTTGCTATAATGCGCGCGCAAGGTCTGGCGCAGGCCCAACAGTTCACCTGGGAGCAGGCAGGGCAGCAAATGGTTGCCGTATACCAAAAAGCCTTGACGACAACATGA
- a CDS encoding LysM peptidoglycan-binding domain-containing protein has protein sequence MKRTIKNSLTGLLVTALLALLLAACERPLRPDSGQMESPEAPQATQPADILVQPTPPTDEPATGDQGTEPGAADQGVEAPTDETPTGETPTGETPTEAAPTDTGEPTGDATAPPAETNEPRADVTHTVQSGETLYSIALQYGVSMDLLIQANSLTDPNRLDVGDQILVPLSGNLPEGAPTTPPAGEERIHIVAAGDNLFRIGLLYGFTVDELAQYNGLANPNALEVGQEIRIPPAP, from the coding sequence GTGAAACGGACGATTAAGAATTCTCTTACCGGGCTGTTGGTCACGGCCTTGTTGGCGCTGCTGCTGGCTGCCTGTGAACGCCCCCTGCGACCGGACTCAGGCCAGATGGAGTCACCAGAAGCCCCTCAGGCCACGCAGCCCGCGGACATTTTGGTGCAGCCCACCCCGCCCACGGACGAACCGGCGACCGGAGACCAGGGGACGGAACCGGGCGCGGCGGACCAGGGCGTGGAAGCGCCCACCGACGAAACACCGACTGGCGAGACACCCACGGGTGAAACGCCAACTGAAGCCGCCCCCACGGACACGGGCGAGCCGACCGGTGATGCCACGGCTCCTCCCGCCGAAACGAACGAGCCGCGGGCGGATGTCACACATACCGTGCAGTCCGGCGAAACGCTCTACTCCATTGCACTGCAATATGGCGTGAGCATGGACCTCCTCATTCAGGCAAATAGCCTGACGGATCCCAATCGGCTGGACGTGGGCGACCAAATTCTCGTCCCCCTGAGCGGTAATCTACCTGAGGGCGCGCCCACTACCCCGCCCGCGGGCGAAGAGCGCATTCACATTGTGGCTGCCGGCGACAATCTGTTCCGCATCGGCTTGCTGTATGGTTTCACTGTGGATGAATTGGCCCAGTACAACGGCCTGGCGAACCCCAATGCACTGGAAGTTGGGCAGGAAATTCGTATTCCGCCCGCGCCGTAG
- a CDS encoding NUDIX hydrolase: MTPASRSNSPARVLWDGPSWQFCLRQITLPDGQTLEKGIIDHPGSVLMVPLQGDQVLLLRQYRLALDEVILELPAGTRHPDESWLACAQRELREETGYRANSFTSLGEIWLAPGLSNERMALFLATDLAPDPLPGDVDEEIEVISMPLTAAVQMALSGQMRDAKSIVALLRVAYFRQNQG; the protein is encoded by the coding sequence ATGACACCCGCATCCCGTTCCAACTCCCCCGCCCGCGTTTTGTGGGATGGCCCTTCCTGGCAGTTTTGCCTGCGGCAAATCACTTTGCCTGATGGGCAAACGCTGGAAAAGGGCATCATTGACCATCCTGGCTCGGTGCTGATGGTTCCGCTGCAAGGCGACCAGGTATTGCTGCTACGGCAGTACCGGCTGGCATTGGACGAGGTGATTTTGGAGCTTCCTGCCGGCACACGCCACCCAGACGAGTCCTGGCTTGCCTGCGCCCAGCGAGAACTGCGCGAAGAAACGGGCTACCGCGCCAACTCCTTCACCTCTCTAGGTGAAATCTGGCTGGCCCCTGGCCTCAGCAATGAACGCATGGCCCTTTTCCTGGCCACGGACCTCGCCCCCGATCCCCTGCCAGGGGATGTGGACGAGGAAATTGAGGTCATTTCCATGCCGCTGACCGCCGCTGTGCAAATGGCCCTCAGCGGCCAGATGCGGGACGCCAAGAGTATTGTCGCGCTGTTGCGCGTCGCCTACTTTCGACAGAATCAGGGATGA
- the rpmF gene encoding 50S ribosomal protein L32 — protein MGALPKRKISKARRNRRRAHDSLTPFHLVRCDNCGEMKRPHHMCPHCRTYRGRQILPAFEE, from the coding sequence ATGGGTGCTTTACCGAAGCGAAAAATATCCAAAGCGCGACGCAATCGCCGTCGCGCTCATGACAGCCTGACGCCGTTCCACCTTGTTCGCTGCGACAACTGCGGCGAAATGAAACGCCCCCACCATATGTGCCCGCATTGCCGCACGTATCGGGGTCGCCAGATATTGCCGGCATTTGAAGAATAG
- the fabD gene encoding ACP S-malonyltransferase, producing the protein MGHDLYAHEPAARAVFDQADALLGFPLSQLCFHGPEADLTDTFNQQPALLVTSLAMLAALRAHEYEQPRFMAGHSLGEFSALTAAGSLTFADGLALVRRRGALMKQAGAQNPGAMAALLALNIPQVEILCAQASDETGRPVQVANDNCPGQVVISGDESALDRAMELAQTAGARKVVKLPITIAAHSPLMRTAAAEFAAVVADTPIAPPQVPVIGNVSARPLTSAAEIRAELEAQLTGSVRWTESVGFLVNAGVDTFVEVGPGDVLLSLVKRIHRQSNRVKFETAAASPATEE; encoded by the coding sequence ATGGGTCATGATTTGTATGCGCATGAGCCTGCTGCGCGTGCTGTTTTTGATCAGGCGGATGCGCTGCTGGGCTTTCCTCTCTCGCAGCTTTGCTTCCACGGTCCCGAAGCGGACCTGACCGACACGTTTAACCAACAACCCGCCCTGCTTGTCACCAGTTTGGCCATGCTGGCTGCCCTGCGCGCCCACGAGTATGAGCAGCCGCGCTTCATGGCCGGGCACAGCCTGGGCGAATTCTCCGCCCTCACCGCCGCCGGCAGCCTCACTTTTGCCGATGGCCTGGCCCTGGTACGGCGGCGTGGCGCTTTAATGAAACAGGCGGGCGCGCAAAATCCGGGGGCAATGGCCGCTCTTCTCGCCCTGAACATCCCCCAGGTCGAAATCCTCTGCGCGCAGGCCAGTGACGAAACGGGCCGCCCCGTCCAGGTCGCCAACGACAACTGCCCTGGTCAGGTTGTGATCTCTGGCGACGAATCAGCTTTAGATAGAGCAATGGAATTGGCCCAGACCGCCGGAGCGCGCAAGGTCGTCAAGCTCCCGATCACTATTGCCGCCCATTCCCCCCTGATGCGGACCGCCGCCGCCGAGTTTGCCGCCGTGGTGGCCGACACTCCCATTGCCCCGCCCCAGGTCCCCGTGATTGGCAACGTCTCCGCGCGGCCGCTCACGTCCGCCGCGGAAATTCGCGCTGAATTGGAGGCGCAGTTGACCGGCTCCGTGCGTTGGACGGAAAGCGTGGGATTCCTGGTGAATGCGGGCGTGGATACATTTGTGGAAGTAGGGCCAGGCGATGTATTATTGAGTCTGGTGAAGCGCATTCACCGGCAAAGTAACCGTGTCAAGTTTGAAACGGCGGCAGCGTCACCCGCCACTGAGGAATAA
- the fabG gene encoding 3-oxoacyl-[acyl-carrier-protein] reductase — MAGRVALVTGASRGIGRAIAIDLAANGAKVVVNYNSSAAAAEEVVSTIVAAGGEAMAVQADVGDFAAAQVLVKETLGAYGQIDVLVNNAGTTRDTLLMMMSENDWDTVINTNLKSMFNCCKAVLRPMLRRKQGGRIINISSIVALVGQGGQTNYAASKAGIIGFTKSLAREIAPRAITVNAIAPGFFPTALTDVLSEDNKQQALNIIPLARFGQLEEVAYLTTFLASDRAAYITGEVIRVDGGLAM, encoded by the coding sequence ATGGCAGGTAGGGTTGCATTGGTAACAGGGGCATCACGCGGCATTGGTCGCGCGATTGCCATTGATCTGGCGGCAAATGGGGCGAAGGTGGTTGTCAATTACAACAGCAGCGCCGCCGCCGCGGAGGAAGTGGTGTCCACGATTGTGGCGGCGGGGGGCGAGGCTATGGCCGTGCAGGCGGATGTGGGGGATTTTGCGGCGGCGCAGGTGCTGGTGAAGGAGACCTTAGGCGCGTATGGACAGATTGATGTGTTAGTGAATAATGCCGGCACAACCCGTGACACACTCCTCATGATGATGAGCGAAAACGATTGGGACACCGTCATCAACACCAACCTGAAAAGCATGTTCAACTGCTGCAAAGCTGTGTTGCGCCCCATGCTGCGGCGCAAACAAGGCGGGCGCATCATCAACATCTCCTCTATCGTTGCCCTCGTCGGGCAGGGTGGCCAGACCAACTACGCCGCCTCCAAAGCCGGCATCATCGGCTTCACCAAATCCCTCGCCCGTGAAATCGCCCCCCGCGCCATCACCGTCAACGCCATTGCTCCCGGATTCTTCCCCACCGCGCTCACCGATGTCCTCAGCGAAGACAACAAACAGCAGGCGCTCAACATCATCCCCCTCGCCCGCTTTGGTCAACTGGAAGAAGTCGCGTACCTGACCACTTTCCTTGCCTCTGATCGCGCCGCCTACATCACGGGCGAAGTGATCCGCGTTGACGGCGGGCTGGCTATGTAA
- a CDS encoding Asp23/Gls24 family envelope stress response protein, which yields MSEEKELLGRIEVAPDVLTMIAHYAVMRVDGIHKVTTAPAEKGRPFRRTSRTEGITLHVTDDDRLIFDIFVLMQPHVDIMKTSRDLQAAVAEAIDKMVGLPVEAVNVHVEDVIYAQGDAA from the coding sequence ATGAGTGAAGAAAAGGAATTACTGGGTCGTATTGAAGTTGCGCCCGACGTACTCACCATGATCGCCCACTACGCCGTCATGCGGGTTGATGGCATCCACAAAGTAACAACTGCTCCCGCGGAGAAAGGTCGGCCTTTTCGACGCACATCTCGCACCGAAGGCATTACCTTGCATGTCACGGATGACGATCGACTGATTTTTGACATCTTTGTTTTGATGCAGCCACATGTAGACATCATGAAGACCAGCCGCGATCTACAGGCGGCGGTTGCCGAAGCGATTGACAAGATGGTGGGGCTGCCGGTAGAGGCGGTGAACGTCCATGTAGAGGACGTCATCTATGCGCAGGGCGACGCTGCGTAA
- the nusB gene encoding transcription antitermination factor NusB, producing MKTRRRARRIALETLYEVDLAEHPAGEVLQRRLMEEEMETAGNEFASALVQGVVQFQEPMDRLIVRYAPEWPLDQMAVIDRNILRIAIYEFLVDTHTPIKVAINEAVELAKTYGSDSAPRFINGVLGTLADHVDMLRQEIMAATLV from the coding sequence ATGAAAACAAGACGGCGTGCCAGGCGCATTGCGCTCGAAACATTGTACGAGGTTGACCTTGCCGAACATCCAGCCGGCGAGGTGCTGCAGCGTCGGCTGATGGAAGAAGAAATGGAGACCGCGGGCAACGAGTTTGCCAGCGCCCTGGTACAGGGTGTGGTGCAATTTCAGGAGCCTATGGATCGTCTGATCGTCCGTTATGCCCCGGAATGGCCCCTGGATCAGATGGCCGTCATCGATCGCAATATCCTGCGTATCGCCATTTACGAATTCCTGGTGGACACTCACACACCCATTAAGGTTGCCATTAACGAAGCCGTGGAACTGGCAAAAACGTATGGGTCGGATAGCGCACCTCGTTTTATCAATGGTGTGTTGGGAACTCTGGCGGACCACGTGGATATGTTGCGCCAGGAAATCATGGCCGCCACTCTCGTCTAG
- a CDS encoding glycosyltransferase family 2 protein: protein MPSSLDLSIVIPVFNEAPNLSPLTQELTQALEPTGLAYEIIFVDDGSSDDSFAVLQKLQAEDARLVLIRFRRNFGQTAAFAAGFDHARGQVVVTMDADRQNDPADVPVLLAALTPDVDVVNGWRRHRQDPWLSRKLPSRIANSLIAYGTGVRLRDRGCSLRAFRAEVVRELRLYGEMHRFIPELVSHAGFRMAEVPVHHRPRIAGKSKYGLSRTFRVMLDLITILFLRRYGDRPMHLFGSLGLLSGGAGFLLGLWLSSAKIWAGIQGGADGFRAYRLSERPLLLLAVLLIILGVQFLVIGLLSELLVRVYYESQNKPVYHIRDIVRASSARRMATANAATSAPPE from the coding sequence ATGCCTTCTTCTCTTGATTTGAGTATCGTCATCCCCGTCTTCAATGAAGCCCCCAACCTTTCCCCGCTGACGCAAGAACTGACGCAAGCGTTGGAACCAACCGGTCTGGCCTACGAAATCATCTTTGTCGATGACGGCAGCAGTGACGACAGTTTTGCCGTGTTGCAAAAACTTCAAGCGGAAGATGCGCGCCTGGTGCTGATTCGCTTCCGACGCAATTTTGGGCAGACGGCCGCTTTCGCCGCCGGATTTGATCACGCGCGCGGTCAGGTTGTGGTGACAATGGACGCGGATAGACAAAATGATCCTGCGGATGTGCCGGTATTGCTGGCAGCCCTCACTCCAGATGTCGATGTAGTAAACGGGTGGCGGCGGCACCGCCAGGACCCCTGGCTCTCCCGTAAGCTCCCCTCCCGTATTGCCAACAGCCTCATCGCCTACGGCACAGGCGTGCGCCTACGCGACCGCGGCTGCTCTTTGCGCGCCTTTCGCGCCGAAGTGGTGCGCGAACTACGCCTCTATGGAGAAATGCACCGCTTCATTCCCGAACTCGTCAGCCACGCCGGCTTCCGCATGGCCGAAGTCCCCGTGCATCATCGTCCACGAATTGCCGGCAAATCCAAATACGGTCTCTCACGCACCTTCCGCGTCATGCTGGACCTGATCACCATCCTCTTCCTGCGCCGCTATGGAGACCGCCCCATGCACCTGTTCGGCAGCCTCGGCCTCCTCTCCGGCGGCGCCGGTTTTCTCCTCGGCCTCTGGTTAAGCAGCGCGAAAATATGGGCCGGCATCCAGGGCGGCGCAGACGGCTTCCGCGCCTATCGTCTTAGCGAACGCCCGCTGCTGCTTCTAGCTGTGTTGCTTATAATCCTGGGGGTGCAGTTCCTGGTGATTGGCCTGCTTTCGGAACTACTGGTGCGCGTCTACTACGAAAGTCAAAACAAGCCCGTCTACCACATCCGCGACATCGTGCGCGCCTCGTCAGCCCGGCGTATGGCTACGGCAAACGCAGCCACGTCCGCGCCGCCTGAATAG
- a CDS encoding site-2 protease family protein: protein MAVEGVVEKAKTGNPLLNLLLLLLTIITTLAAGSGLAGKSLVSALMNGSPTAIIASALAGLPFALALLSILGVHELGHYVAARAHGVVATLPYFIPMPFGGLGTLGAFISLKSPLKNRKVLFDIGLAGPVAGFLVAMPLLLAGLWLSQPVPSFMPGLTLRNAGSSLLVDWMVSVFYPLPAGRTLAMHPIFFAAWFGLLITGINLLPIGQLDGGHIAYALFGRRAHSLALVTFVLLLIAGTFLSYNWYVWAFFVLLGGLRHPAPLNNVTPLDPKRKLVGWLSILLFFLIIIPTPFSTPSLPFLR from the coding sequence ATTGCCGTGGAGGGTGTGGTAGAAAAGGCGAAGACGGGCAACCCCCTGCTAAACTTGTTGCTGCTCCTGCTCACCATCATCACAACGTTGGCGGCGGGGTCTGGGCTGGCGGGGAAGAGCTTGGTGAGCGCCCTCATGAACGGTTCGCCCACGGCCATCATTGCATCCGCCCTGGCCGGCCTGCCGTTTGCCCTGGCGCTTTTGAGTATTTTGGGCGTGCATGAATTGGGGCATTACGTGGCCGCGCGCGCGCATGGCGTGGTGGCGACGCTGCCTTATTTCATCCCTATGCCGTTTGGCGGATTGGGCACGCTGGGGGCATTTATTTCGCTGAAGTCGCCGCTCAAGAATCGCAAGGTGTTGTTTGATATTGGGCTGGCGGGGCCGGTAGCCGGATTTTTGGTAGCCATGCCGCTGCTGCTGGCTGGACTGTGGTTGTCGCAGCCGGTGCCCAGTTTTATGCCGGGATTGACTTTGCGAAATGCCGGCAGTTCCCTCCTCGTCGATTGGATGGTTTCCGTCTTTTACCCGCTGCCCGCCGGACGTACCCTGGCGATGCACCCCATCTTCTTTGCCGCCTGGTTTGGCCTCCTGATCACAGGCATCAACCTTCTCCCCATCGGCCAGCTAGATGGTGGCCACATCGCCTACGCCCTGTTTGGCCGCCGCGCCCACAGCCTCGCCCTGGTCACGTTCGTTCTTCTGCTCATAGCCGGCACGTTTCTCTCCTACAACTGGTACGTCTGGGCCTTCTTCGTCCTCCTCGGCGGGCTGCGCCATCCCGCCCCTCTAAACAACGTCACCCCTCTCGACCCCAAACGCAAACTGGTAGGCTGGCTCAGCATCCTCCTCTTCTTCCTCATCATCATCCCGACCCCCTTCAGCACGCCTTCCCTTCCGTTCCTACGCTGA
- a CDS encoding dCTP deaminase, giving the protein MGLKNDAWIRRMAQEHRMIEPFVDGQKREGIISYGLSSYGYDIRITDEFKIFTNVHSAIVDPKHFVPESFFDFKGDICIIPPNSFVLSRTVEYFRIPRGVLTICIGKSTYARCGLIVNVTPFEPEWEGYVTLEISNTTPLPARVYANEGIAQVLFFEGDDVCETSYADRKGKYQRQETIVLPRI; this is encoded by the coding sequence ATGGGGCTAAAAAACGACGCCTGGATCCGCCGCATGGCGCAAGAACACCGCATGATCGAACCGTTTGTCGATGGACAAAAACGGGAAGGCATCATTTCCTACGGCCTTTCCTCCTATGGCTACGATATCCGCATCACGGACGAGTTCAAAATCTTCACCAATGTCCACTCAGCCATCGTTGACCCCAAACATTTCGTCCCCGAATCTTTCTTCGATTTTAAGGGAGACATCTGCATCATTCCCCCCAACTCCTTTGTCCTATCCCGCACGGTGGAGTACTTCCGCATCCCGCGCGGCGTGCTCACCATCTGCATCGGCAAATCAACCTACGCCCGCTGCGGCCTCATCGTCAACGTCACCCCTTTTGAGCCAGAATGGGAGGGATACGTCACGCTGGAAATCTCCAATACAACGCCCCTGCCGGCGCGCGTCTACGCCAATGAAGGCATTGCTCAGGTACTCTTCTTCGAGGGAGACGACGTGTGCGAAACCTCCTACGCGGACCGCAAAGGCAAATATCAACGCCAGGAAACCATCGTCCTCCCCCGAATCTGA
- a CDS encoding arginine--tRNA ligase yields the protein MRVHQDLGVQVAAALQSAQTAGDLPAFPIPAIKIERPRDSSRGDYATAVALQLARAARMAPLKIAQRIAEHLPALTYLEAADVAAPGFINFRLRHGYLQNLVQEIVDTGSHFGDFDLGAGKKAQVEFVSANPTGPITIGRTRGGVIGDTLARVLATAGYEVTREYYYNDAGNQIRLLGESVKIRYRQILGDAVTLGDEHYQGDYIYWIAAVLVGLHGDTLRNAPTETFANVARNTMFANQKATLRRVNIVHDVYYNEQDLYTSGRVWQALNALAAKEMAYQEDGAWWFRSTAVGDEKDRVLVKSSGEPAYRMTDIAYHWHKAERGFALVVDIFGPDHHTTAQTVLQGVQALGYSPDFVHTLIHQIVSLMRDGKQVRMSTRRGQYEALDDLVDEVGADAVRYFMLARSANSPVEFDMNLAVEQSDKNPVFYIQNAHVRCAGIFRKWQEAGFDPHADADADLSLLTHEFELNFLRKALELHEILEQIATTYEPHHIAFYAYDLAATFHPVYEACRVLHSDVPEPLRLARLRFYRAAQILFARVLDLMGMSAPDVM from the coding sequence ATGCGCGTGCATCAGGATTTAGGGGTTCAAGTGGCGGCGGCGTTGCAATCGGCCCAGACGGCCGGCGACCTGCCAGCCTTTCCCATTCCGGCCATCAAAATTGAACGACCGCGGGATAGCTCGCGTGGCGACTATGCCACGGCGGTCGCCTTGCAGCTTGCCCGCGCGGCGCGTATGGCTCCGCTGAAGATAGCGCAACGGATTGCGGAGCATTTGCCGGCATTAACCTATCTGGAAGCAGCCGACGTCGCCGCACCCGGATTCATCAACTTCCGCCTGCGGCATGGCTATCTGCAAAATCTGGTGCAAGAAATCGTGGACACCGGCTCCCATTTTGGGGATTTTGACCTGGGCGCGGGCAAAAAGGCGCAGGTGGAGTTCGTCAGCGCCAACCCAACGGGGCCGATCACAATTGGGCGCACGCGCGGGGGCGTGATCGGGGACACCCTGGCGCGGGTGCTGGCAACGGCGGGGTATGAGGTGACGCGGGAGTATTATTACAACGATGCCGGCAATCAAATACGCCTCCTCGGTGAATCCGTCAAAATCCGCTACCGGCAAATTCTGGGCGACGCCGTCACCCTCGGCGACGAACATTACCAGGGAGACTACATCTACTGGATTGCCGCCGTCCTCGTAGGGCTGCATGGCGACACCCTGCGCAACGCCCCCACGGAAACCTTCGCCAATGTCGCCAGAAACACCATGTTCGCCAACCAGAAAGCCACCCTGCGCCGCGTGAACATCGTGCATGACGTTTACTACAATGAGCAAGACCTGTACACCAGCGGGCGCGTGTGGCAGGCGCTAAACGCGCTGGCGGCCAAAGAGATGGCCTACCAGGAAGACGGCGCGTGGTGGTTCCGCTCCACGGCGGTGGGAGACGAAAAAGATCGTGTGCTGGTGAAATCAAGCGGCGAACCCGCCTACCGTATGACGGACATCGCCTATCACTGGCACAAGGCGGAACGGGGTTTCGCCCTGGTGGTGGATATTTTTGGCCCCGACCACCATACAACGGCGCAAACGGTGCTGCAAGGGGTGCAGGCACTGGGCTATTCGCCCGACTTCGTGCATACGCTGATTCACCAGATCGTTTCCTTGATGCGGGATGGAAAGCAAGTGCGCATGAGTACACGGCGCGGCCAATACGAGGCGTTGGATGATCTGGTGGACGAGGTGGGCGCGGATGCGGTGCGTTATTTTATGCTGGCGCGGTCGGCGAACAGTCCGGTGGAGTTTGATATGAATCTGGCGGTGGAGCAATCGGACAAGAATCCGGTGTTTTACATTCAGAATGCGCATGTGCGTTGTGCCGGCATTTTCCGCAAGTGGCAAGAAGCGGGATTCGATCCCCACGCCGACGCCGACGCTGACCTCAGCCTGCTAACGCACGAATTTGAACTCAACTTCCTGCGCAAAGCCCTCGAACTGCACGAAATCCTGGAACAGATCGCCACCACCTACGAACCACACCACATCGCCTTCTACGCCTACGACCTGGCCGCCACCTTCCACCCCGTCTACGAAGCGTGCCGCGTGCTACACAGCGACGTTCCCGAACCACTGCGTCTGGCCCGCCTCCGCTTCTACCGCGCCGCCCAGATACTTTTCGCCCGCGTACTGGACCTGATGGGCATGTCCGCCCCCGACGTGATGTAA
- a CDS encoding glycosyltransferase family 4 protein, which yields MNGFFWNQPHTGSGQYTRQLVYTLNRLVSDLSITLVYPHVDGDSAPADVPPSVRVEAVPTRPGHLGKVIFEQLGFPRACARIGATMAHVPYWGSPLRSPVPLVVTVHDVITRLTPEYRRGAGARLYQSLVAASARGATQVITDSHASKADIVRHLGIPAARVTPIHLAVGAAYTEKPNLLLDMAVARKYDLPDFYVLYLGGYTLHKNVTTLLLAYTYVAQAMGADYPLLLAGIKPTATSSHFPDYDGYIGRLGLGDHVRWLGFVAEEDKPALYRQASAFVFPSRYEGFGLPPLEAMACGTPVVATDIASLSEVVGDAALAMAPDDERGMGGAIIATLVQDNLAAELRQKGLQQARKFSWEQTMRETLQVYLRAASA from the coding sequence ATGAATGGGTTTTTTTGGAACCAACCGCATACGGGCAGCGGGCAGTATACACGGCAGCTTGTGTATACGTTGAATCGACTGGTTTCCGACCTGTCCATTACGCTGGTTTATCCGCACGTGGACGGAGATTCCGCGCCCGCCGATGTGCCGCCAAGCGTGCGCGTCGAGGCCGTGCCCACACGCCCCGGCCACCTGGGCAAGGTCATCTTTGAGCAGCTCGGCTTCCCGCGCGCCTGCGCCCGCATCGGGGCCACGATGGCGCATGTGCCCTACTGGGGCAGCCCACTGCGCTCCCCCGTGCCCCTCGTCGTCACCGTCCACGACGTCATCACCCGATTAACGCCGGAATACCGACGGGGGGCGGGGGCGCGGCTGTACCAGTCGTTGGTGGCGGCGAGCGCGCGCGGCGCCACGCAGGTGATCACCGATTCCCACGCCAGCAAAGCGGACATCGTGCGTCACCTGGGCATCCCGGCGGCGCGGGTAACGCCCATTCACCTGGCGGTGGGCGCGGCGTACACGGAGAAGCCGAATTTGCTGTTGGATATGGCCGTGGCGCGCAAATATGACCTGCCTGACTTTTACGTACTGTACCTGGGCGGCTACACGCTGCACAAAAATGTGACGACGCTGCTGCTGGCGTACACCTACGTGGCGCAGGCGATGGGCGCGGATTATCCGTTGTTGCTTGCCGGCATTAAACCTACCGCCACCTCGTCCCATTTCCCCGACTATGACGGCTACATCGGCAGACTGGGGCTGGGCGACCACGTTCGTTGGCTCGGCTTCGTCGCCGAAGAAGATAAACCCGCTCTTTATCGCCAGGCCAGCGCCTTCGTCTTTCCCAGCCGCTACGAGGGATTCGGCCTGCCGCCGCTGGAGGCCATGGCCTGCGGCACGCCCGTCGTCGCCACGGACATCGCCTCCTTGAGCGAAGTCGTCGGCGACGCGGCGCTGGCAATGGCACCGGACGATGAGCGGGGGATGGGGGGGGCGATTATTGCCACGCTGGTGCAGGACAATCTGGCCGCGGAACTGCGGCAAAAAGGGCTACAGCAGGCGCGCAAATTCTCCTGGGAGCAGACCATGCGGGAAACCTTGCAAGTCTACCTGCGGGCGGCGTCCGCGTAA